A part of Polynucleobacter sp. MG-Unter2-18 genomic DNA contains:
- a CDS encoding carbohydrate kinase family protein, giving the protein MASLICGSIAYDTIMNFEGKFADQILPEQIHILNVAFLVPTMRREFGGCAGNIAYNLSLLGGDPIIMATVGGDAAPYLDRLKQLKIDATHIRQIDQAFTAQAMITTDQANNQITAFHPGAMGESHLNQVSSVIAERSKNAKAAAKFGIVAPDGRQGMWEHCHQLAEAGIPFVFDPGQVLPMFNGPELLELVDIASYLAVNDYEGEMLSQRTGLSLAKVAERVKALIVTKGAEGADIYFDGKCIAIPPVPAAKLVDPTGCGDAFRGGLLFGLENGMDWETTGRLASLMGSIKITHQGPQNHQMSKDDIAAQFKSAFGFAL; this is encoded by the coding sequence ATGGCTAGCTTGATCTGCGGTTCCATCGCTTACGACACCATCATGAACTTTGAAGGCAAATTTGCTGATCAAATCCTGCCAGAGCAGATTCATATTTTGAATGTTGCCTTCCTGGTTCCTACAATGCGACGTGAATTTGGTGGTTGCGCAGGCAATATTGCCTATAACCTCAGTCTTCTGGGTGGCGATCCCATCATCATGGCAACCGTTGGTGGTGATGCGGCCCCATATCTTGATCGCCTCAAACAACTCAAGATTGATGCAACGCATATTCGCCAAATTGATCAGGCATTTACCGCTCAAGCGATGATCACCACTGATCAAGCCAATAATCAGATTACCGCTTTTCATCCGGGCGCAATGGGCGAATCACATCTCAATCAAGTTTCCTCGGTGATTGCGGAGCGCAGTAAAAATGCTAAAGCCGCCGCTAAATTTGGAATCGTCGCCCCTGACGGTCGTCAAGGAATGTGGGAGCACTGTCATCAGTTAGCTGAAGCAGGAATTCCTTTTGTATTTGATCCAGGCCAGGTTTTACCGATGTTTAATGGTCCAGAGCTGCTAGAGCTTGTAGATATAGCGAGCTACCTCGCAGTAAATGACTATGAAGGCGAAATGCTCTCCCAAAGAACTGGTTTAAGCCTGGCAAAAGTTGCTGAAAGAGTAAAAGCATTAATCGTGACTAAGGGCGCTGAAGGTGCGGATATCTACTTTGACGGTAAATGTATTGCGATTCCGCCGGTACCAGCAGCAAAATTAGTTGATCCAACTGGTTGCGGCGACGCATTTCGGGGTGGCTTACTGTTTGGATTAGAAAACGGCATGGATTGGGAAACTACCGGGCGATTAGCCAGCTTGATGGGTTCGATCAAAATCACCCATCAGGGACCACAAAATCACCAAATGAGCAAAGATGACATCGCCGCTCAATTCAAATCCGCATTTGGATTTGCCCTCTAA
- a CDS encoding ribonucleoside-diphosphate reductase subunit alpha, producing the protein MNQTPSAGFVAGGVGGGQATQLSDYKIIRRNGSVVAFEPSKIAIAVTKAFLAVNGGQGAASARVREQVEQLTHAVVRALLRSRPNGGTFHIEDIQDQVELALMRSGEHNVARAYVLYREKRNQERAAQQTTAQETQASTQSTEPGLKVSDNGVEKLLDMAALRTIIEAACEGLGNNIDASPIITETIKNLYDGVPMAQVYDSAILASRTLIEKDPAYSQVTARILMHVIRKEILGHEVLQGDMQAEYGSYFAKYINEGISAELLDPRMREFDLPRLAAALNASRDLQFNYLGLQTLYDRYFLHIEDRRIEMPQAFFMRVAMGLSLNELDRERRAIEFYEILSTFDFMSSTPTLFNSATTRPQLSSCYLTTVDDDLDGIYEALKENALLSKFAGGLGNDWTNVRALGSHIKGTNGKSQGVVPFLKVVNDTAVAVNQGGKRKGAVCAYLETWHLDIEEFLELRKNTGDDRRRTHDMNTSNWIPDLFMKRVMEGGEWTLFSPSNTPDLHDKFGKAFEEAYVAYEKKADAGELKPFRRIPAQQLWRKMLGMLFETGHPWITFKDPCNIRSPQQHIGVVHSSNLCTEITLNTNESEIAVCNLGSVNLTAHMTTDASGKMILDHEKLQKTVRTAMRMLDNVIDINYYAVAKARNSNLKHRPVGMGIMGFQDCLHMQRIPYASDEAVKFADSSMEAVCYYAYQASNELAEERGVYSTYKGSLWDRGILPQDSVALLAAERGGYLEVDGSSTMNWDGLRARIKEHGMRNSNCVAIAPTATISNIIGVSACIEPTFQNLFVKSNLSGEFTVVNEYLVRDLKDRGLWDEVMIADLKYFDGTLSKIDRVPQDLRDLYATAFEVEPSWLVEAASRRQKWIDQAQSLNIYMGGASGKKLDDTYKLAWLRGLKTTYYLRTMAATHVEKSTVASGQLNAVSSGGGVNGTDAASAQELDGPACTMRPGDAGFEECEACQ; encoded by the coding sequence ATGAATCAAACTCCATCTGCTGGCTTTGTAGCTGGCGGAGTAGGTGGCGGCCAAGCTACTCAATTATCTGATTACAAGATTATTCGCCGAAATGGTTCAGTGGTGGCATTTGAGCCATCCAAAATCGCCATTGCAGTTACAAAAGCATTTTTGGCGGTTAATGGCGGTCAGGGCGCGGCTTCTGCTCGCGTACGTGAGCAGGTTGAGCAGCTAACCCATGCAGTAGTTCGCGCCTTATTGCGTAGTCGTCCAAATGGCGGGACCTTCCACATTGAGGATATTCAAGATCAAGTGGAATTGGCATTGATGCGCAGTGGTGAGCATAACGTTGCTCGTGCATATGTTCTTTATCGTGAAAAGCGCAATCAAGAGCGTGCTGCACAGCAGACCACTGCACAAGAAACTCAAGCGTCAACCCAGTCTACTGAGCCAGGTTTGAAGGTGTCAGATAACGGTGTTGAGAAGTTATTGGATATGGCGGCCTTGCGCACCATTATCGAAGCTGCCTGTGAGGGTCTTGGCAACAATATTGATGCCAGCCCAATCATTACTGAAACCATCAAGAATTTATACGATGGCGTACCAATGGCTCAAGTGTATGACTCTGCAATTTTGGCATCACGCACTTTGATTGAAAAAGATCCTGCATACAGTCAGGTGACTGCACGCATATTGATGCACGTGATTCGTAAGGAAATCCTTGGTCACGAAGTATTGCAAGGCGATATGCAAGCTGAGTACGGCAGCTATTTTGCCAAGTATATTAATGAAGGTATTTCTGCTGAGCTCTTAGACCCACGTATGCGTGAGTTTGATTTACCAAGATTGGCAGCTGCCTTGAATGCAAGTCGTGATTTGCAGTTCAACTATCTTGGTTTGCAAACTTTGTATGACCGTTATTTCTTGCACATTGAAGATCGCCGTATTGAAATGCCGCAGGCATTTTTCATGCGCGTTGCAATGGGCTTGTCTTTGAATGAGTTGGATCGCGAGCGTCGTGCAATCGAGTTCTATGAAATCCTTTCTACCTTTGATTTCATGTCTAGCACGCCAACCTTATTTAACTCAGCGACAACACGTCCTCAGTTATCTAGCTGCTATCTAACAACAGTGGATGACGATCTTGATGGCATTTATGAAGCATTGAAAGAGAACGCACTCTTGTCAAAGTTTGCTGGCGGTTTAGGTAATGACTGGACAAACGTACGCGCTTTAGGAAGTCATATCAAGGGCACTAACGGTAAGTCACAAGGTGTTGTGCCGTTCTTAAAAGTGGTGAACGATACAGCGGTTGCAGTAAACCAGGGTGGTAAGCGCAAGGGTGCAGTTTGCGCCTACTTAGAGACATGGCACTTAGATATTGAAGAGTTCCTTGAGTTGCGTAAGAATACTGGTGATGATCGTCGTCGTACGCATGACATGAATACCTCAAACTGGATTCCTGATCTGTTCATGAAGCGTGTGATGGAGGGTGGTGAGTGGACACTATTCTCACCTTCAAATACGCCTGACTTGCATGACAAATTCGGCAAGGCCTTTGAAGAAGCTTATGTTGCTTACGAGAAAAAAGCAGACGCTGGTGAATTGAAGCCATTCCGTCGCATTCCTGCGCAGCAATTGTGGCGCAAGATGTTGGGTATGTTGTTTGAAACTGGCCACCCATGGATCACATTCAAAGATCCTTGCAATATTCGTAGCCCGCAACAGCATATCGGCGTAGTTCACTCCTCTAACTTGTGTACTGAAATCACTTTGAACACAAATGAGAGTGAGATTGCGGTTTGTAACCTAGGGTCTGTGAACTTGACAGCCCACATGACAACAGATGCATCCGGCAAGATGATTTTGGATCACGAGAAACTCCAAAAAACGGTCCGTACTGCAATGCGGATGTTGGATAACGTGATTGACATCAACTATTACGCTGTTGCTAAAGCTCGTAACTCCAACTTGAAACATCGCCCTGTCGGTATGGGCATCATGGGCTTCCAGGATTGCCTGCACATGCAACGTATTCCTTACGCTAGTGATGAGGCAGTGAAGTTTGCTGATTCTTCAATGGAAGCGGTTTGCTACTACGCCTATCAAGCCTCAAATGAGTTGGCTGAAGAGCGTGGCGTTTACAGCACCTATAAGGGTTCATTGTGGGACCGTGGCATTCTTCCACAAGACTCAGTGGCATTGTTGGCGGCAGAGCGTGGTGGGTACCTTGAGGTAGATGGTTCCTCCACTATGAATTGGGATGGCTTGCGTGCCCGCATTAAGGAGCACGGTATGCGCAACTCAAACTGCGTTGCGATCGCACCGACTGCAACAATTTCCAATATCATTGGTGTATCAGCATGTATCGAGCCGACATTCCAGAATTTGTTTGTGAAATCTAACCTCTCAGGTGAGTTCACCGTAGTAAACGAGTACTTGGTTCGTGATTTGAAAGATCGCGGTCTCTGGGATGAAGTCATGATTGCGGATTTGAAGTATTTTGACGGTACCTTATCCAAGATTGACCGTGTTCCACAAGATTTGCGTGACTTATATGCCACCGCATTCGAAGTAGAGCCAAGTTGGTTGGTTGAAGCTGCCTCACGTCGTCAGAAGTGGATCGATCAGGCGCAGTCACTCAATATTTACATGGGTGGCGCATCTGGCAAGAAATTGGATGACACGTACAAGCTGGCATGGTTGCGTGGTTTAAAGACTACCTACTACCTCCGCACAATGGCTGCAACGCACGTTGAGAAGTCTACGGTTGCAAGTGGCCAGTTAAATGCGGTATCTAGTGGCGGTGGTGTGAATGGTACAGATGCAGCATCAGCCCAAGAGTTGGACGGCCCTGCTTGCACAATGCGTCCAGGCGATGCTGGATTTGAAGAATGTGAAGCATGTCAGTAA
- the aroQ gene encoding type II 3-dehydroquinate dehydratase yields the protein MSKNTSILVIQGPNLNLLGTREPEVYGKTTLEDIHIKLGAIAKSYSVDLSTFQSNHEGELIDRVQKAKQDGVDFIIINPGAFTHTSVALRDALAGVAIPFTEIHLSNIHQREEFRKHSYLSDIATGVICGLGAIGYELALQAAIARLQNKD from the coding sequence ATGTCGAAAAACACTTCAATTCTCGTTATCCAAGGCCCTAACCTCAATTTGTTGGGAACCCGTGAGCCAGAGGTTTACGGTAAAACCACCCTTGAAGATATTCATATAAAGCTTGGTGCGATTGCCAAGTCATACTCCGTCGATTTATCCACCTTCCAAAGCAATCATGAAGGGGAGTTGATTGACCGAGTTCAAAAGGCCAAACAAGATGGGGTGGATTTCATCATCATTAATCCAGGCGCCTTTACCCACACCAGTGTTGCCTTGCGCGATGCACTGGCCGGGGTTGCCATACCGTTTACAGAGATACACCTGTCCAACATTCACCAGCGTGAAGAGTTCCGCAAACACTCTTACCTGTCTGATATTGCTACTGGCGTTATTTGCGGTTTGGGCGCAATTGGTTATGAATTAGCACTGCAAGCGGCCATCGCCCGTTTACAAAATAAAGATTAA
- a CDS encoding TlpA disulfide reductase family protein: protein MNRRQWIGIIGFNLVALAAGMATSKWIFKTELADDPAIKAFFANSWQTPDGKSVETKEWRGKVLVVNFWASWCPPCVEEMPTLDKLQAEFKSQNVLFVGIGIDSPSNIREFLEKTPVSYPIVIGGLEGSNISKQMGNAQGALPYTVIINAQGKATSRKLGKISEEELRSVIKSAL, encoded by the coding sequence ATGAACCGAAGACAGTGGATTGGCATCATTGGATTTAACCTCGTAGCCCTTGCTGCGGGAATGGCGACCTCGAAATGGATCTTCAAAACAGAGCTAGCTGACGACCCCGCTATCAAAGCCTTTTTTGCCAACTCATGGCAAACACCCGATGGAAAATCAGTTGAAACCAAAGAATGGCGTGGAAAAGTCCTCGTCGTGAACTTTTGGGCATCCTGGTGCCCTCCCTGCGTCGAAGAAATGCCAACTTTGGACAAATTACAAGCAGAGTTCAAGAGTCAAAATGTCTTATTTGTCGGCATTGGCATTGATTCACCCTCTAACATTCGCGAATTCCTAGAAAAAACCCCAGTTTCTTACCCAATCGTGATCGGCGGACTTGAGGGCAGCAATATCTCGAAACAGATGGGGAATGCCCAAGGGGCACTTCCTTACACCGTCATCATTAATGCTCAAGGCAAGGCTACTAGCAGAAAATTAGGAAAGATAAGCGAAGAAGAACTAAGAAGTGTCATTAAATCGGCTTTATAA
- the accB gene encoding acetyl-CoA carboxylase biotin carboxyl carrier protein, with amino-acid sequence MDLRKLKTLIDLVSESGISELEVNEGEDRVRIVNAGSQAHTGQVVYANPAPAQVMQAAPATTPVAAPATEEAPAESGFIARSPMVGTFYRAPNPESPDFVKVGDTVKVGQTLCIIEAMKLLNEIESEQAGVIKQILCENGQGVEFDQPLFIIA; translated from the coding sequence ATGGACCTAAGAAAACTAAAAACCCTAATCGACCTTGTTTCTGAATCAGGAATTTCTGAATTAGAAGTCAATGAAGGCGAAGATCGTGTTCGCATTGTGAATGCCGGCTCTCAAGCTCACACAGGTCAAGTGGTTTACGCCAATCCAGCGCCTGCCCAAGTGATGCAAGCCGCTCCTGCGACTACCCCAGTTGCAGCACCAGCTACTGAAGAAGCGCCCGCTGAATCTGGCTTTATTGCTCGCTCACCAATGGTCGGCACCTTCTATCGCGCACCTAACCCTGAGTCTCCAGATTTCGTCAAAGTGGGTGACACCGTCAAAGTGGGTCAAACGCTGTGCATTATTGAAGCGATGAAGCTCCTCAATGAGATCGAATCCGAGCAAGCCGGCGTCATTAAACAAATTCTGTGTGAAAACGGTCAAGGCGTTGAATTTGATCAACCGCTATTCATCATCGCTTAA
- the accC gene encoding acetyl-CoA carboxylase biotin carboxylase subunit, with the protein MFDKILIANRGEIALRIQRACRELGIKTVVVYSTADKEAKYVKLADEAVCIGPAPSPLSYLNMPAIISAAEVTDAEAIHPGYGFLSENADFAERVEKSGFAFIGPTATSIRLMGDKVSAKRAMIKAGVPCVPGSEGALPSDPKEIIATAKRVGYPVIIKAAGGGGGRGMRVVHTEAALLNAVNMTKEEAGRAFGNPEVYMEKFLEKPRHVEIQILADTHGNAIWLGERDCSMQRRHQKVIEEAPAPGIDRRAIAKIGERCAEACRKIGYRGAGTFEFLYEDGEFFFIEMNTRVQVEHPVTEMITGVDIVQEQIRIAAGLKLGYRQKDIVFRGHAIECRLNAEDPFKFTPSPGKIGSFHMPGGPGIRVDSHAYSGYVVPSNYDSMIGKLIAYGNTREQAIRRMQIALSEMVIDGITTNVPLHRELMLDPNFIEGGTSIHYLEHRLEEQAASRGKP; encoded by the coding sequence ATGTTCGATAAGATTCTGATTGCCAATCGCGGAGAAATTGCTCTCCGTATCCAACGCGCATGTCGCGAGTTGGGAATTAAAACTGTGGTGGTCTACTCTACCGCAGATAAAGAAGCTAAATATGTGAAGCTTGCTGACGAAGCGGTCTGCATTGGGCCTGCCCCATCACCGCTCAGCTATCTCAATATGCCTGCCATCATTTCAGCGGCGGAAGTGACGGATGCTGAAGCAATTCACCCTGGCTATGGTTTTCTTTCTGAGAATGCCGACTTTGCAGAACGTGTTGAGAAGTCCGGTTTTGCATTCATTGGCCCTACTGCAACCTCAATTCGCCTCATGGGTGACAAAGTTTCAGCCAAGCGTGCCATGATCAAAGCTGGCGTCCCTTGCGTTCCTGGATCAGAGGGTGCCTTGCCAAGCGATCCAAAAGAAATTATTGCCACTGCAAAACGCGTTGGCTACCCAGTCATCATCAAAGCTGCCGGTGGTGGTGGCGGTCGTGGAATGCGTGTCGTGCATACCGAAGCAGCCCTTCTCAATGCGGTCAACATGACTAAAGAAGAAGCTGGTCGTGCCTTTGGTAATCCCGAAGTTTATATGGAGAAGTTTTTAGAAAAGCCTCGCCACGTAGAAATTCAGATTTTGGCTGATACCCATGGCAATGCCATTTGGTTGGGTGAGCGTGATTGCTCAATGCAACGTCGCCACCAAAAAGTGATTGAAGAAGCTCCGGCACCTGGCATTGATCGTCGCGCTATTGCCAAAATTGGTGAGCGTTGCGCTGAAGCCTGTAGAAAAATTGGTTACCGAGGTGCTGGTACTTTTGAATTCTTGTACGAAGATGGTGAATTCTTCTTCATTGAGATGAATACCCGCGTTCAAGTAGAGCATCCAGTCACCGAAATGATTACAGGTGTTGATATTGTTCAAGAACAAATTCGCATCGCTGCTGGCTTAAAACTGGGCTACCGCCAAAAAGACATTGTTTTCCGTGGTCATGCCATCGAATGCCGTCTGAATGCAGAGGACCCATTCAAGTTCACACCAAGCCCAGGAAAAATTGGTTCATTCCATATGCCAGGCGGTCCCGGAATTCGCGTCGACTCGCATGCCTATAGCGGTTATGTAGTGCCGTCTAATTACGACTCCATGATTGGCAAGTTAATTGCTTATGGCAATACTCGCGAGCAAGCGATACGCCGTATGCAGATTGCCCTTTCCGAGATGGTGATCGACGGCATTACAACGAATGTGCCACTGCATCGTGAACTCATGCTTGACCCGAACTTTATCGAAGGCGGCACCAGCATTCACTATCTCGAGCATCGCCTTGAAGAGCAAGCCGCTAGTCGCGGTAAGCCTTAA
- the fabG gene encoding 3-oxoacyl-ACP reductase FabG produces MRLKDKVAIITGAAKGIGFATAKRFAQEGAKVMIADVNPEAVKAAADLISGSEAYVMNVTDRASIEAAVDQIMQRHKRIDILINNAGITQDARLVKMTEAQFDSVIDVNLKGVFNCTQLVVPHMLEAGKGAVVNASSVVGIYGNFGQTNYSATKFGVIGFTKTWARELGPKGIRVNAVCPGFIATEMVKAMPENILKDIERRSWLGRLGTPEEMANVYLFLASDEASYVNGVALEASGGISL; encoded by the coding sequence ATGAGACTAAAAGATAAGGTAGCCATCATTACTGGTGCTGCAAAAGGCATTGGCTTTGCAACTGCCAAACGTTTTGCGCAAGAAGGTGCAAAGGTCATGATTGCCGATGTGAATCCCGAGGCGGTTAAAGCTGCTGCAGATCTTATTTCTGGCTCAGAAGCGTACGTTATGAACGTAACTGATCGTGCAAGCATTGAAGCAGCTGTTGATCAAATCATGCAACGCCATAAACGCATTGACATTTTGATTAATAACGCTGGCATCACTCAAGACGCACGTTTAGTCAAAATGACGGAGGCTCAATTTGATTCGGTGATTGATGTCAACCTCAAGGGTGTCTTTAATTGCACGCAGTTGGTAGTGCCGCATATGTTGGAGGCTGGCAAAGGCGCTGTCGTCAATGCTTCTAGTGTTGTGGGTATTTATGGAAACTTTGGACAGACTAATTATTCAGCAACTAAGTTTGGGGTGATTGGCTTTACTAAAACCTGGGCGCGTGAATTGGGTCCAAAAGGTATTCGGGTAAATGCAGTGTGCCCAGGCTTTATTGCTACTGAGATGGTCAAAGCCATGCCAGAAAATATTCTGAAAGATATTGAAAGGCGCAGTTGGCTCGGTCGCTTAGGGACTCCTGAAGAAATGGCAAACGTCTATTTATTCTTAGCAAGCGATGAGGCTAGCTATGTGAATGGTGTTGCTCTTGAAGCCAGTGGCGGGATCTCTCTCTAA
- a CDS encoding ribonucleotide-diphosphate reductase subunit beta, translating into MLNWEEEVAPAIAKVGLVPQPVFAEPQRPQADQVAIVAPQNVESAPVQATSLTGGAALRVNAADKRVINAKTDVNQLVPFKYKWAWEKYLAGCANHWMPQEINMNRDIALWKDPNGLTEDERRIIKRNLGFFTTADSLAANNIVLGTYRHITAPECRQYLLRQAFEEAIHTHAYQYIVESLGLDQSEIFNAYNEIESIRAKDQFLIPFIDVLTDPNFKTGTLETDQMLLKSLIVFACVMEGLFFYVGFTQILAMGRQNKMTGAAEQYQYILRDESMHCNFGIDLINQIKLENPQLWTSAFKDEIKSIFEKAVELEYRYAEDTMPRGVLGLNAPMFKGYLRYICNRRCLQIGLDAMFPNEENPFPWMSEMIDLKKERNFFETRVIEYQTGGALSWE; encoded by the coding sequence ATGTTGAATTGGGAAGAAGAAGTAGCTCCTGCGATAGCCAAGGTTGGTTTGGTACCGCAGCCTGTATTTGCGGAGCCACAACGTCCACAAGCAGACCAGGTTGCGATTGTTGCCCCCCAGAATGTTGAGTCTGCACCTGTGCAAGCCACTTCATTGACTGGCGGCGCAGCTTTGCGCGTCAATGCTGCTGATAAGCGCGTGATTAATGCCAAGACTGATGTGAATCAGCTAGTTCCATTTAAATATAAGTGGGCTTGGGAGAAATATCTGGCTGGTTGTGCAAACCATTGGATGCCACAAGAGATCAATATGAACCGCGATATCGCGCTTTGGAAGGATCCCAATGGCTTAACTGAGGATGAGCGTCGCATCATCAAGCGTAATCTTGGATTCTTCACAACAGCAGATTCTTTAGCGGCAAACAATATTGTTTTAGGTACCTATCGCCACATTACTGCTCCAGAATGCCGTCAATATCTGTTGCGTCAGGCTTTTGAGGAGGCAATTCATACTCACGCCTATCAATATATTGTGGAATCTTTAGGCTTAGACCAGAGCGAAATCTTTAATGCGTACAACGAAATCGAGTCTATTCGCGCTAAGGATCAGTTCTTAATTCCGTTTATTGATGTGTTGACAGATCCTAATTTCAAAACCGGGACATTAGAAACTGATCAAATGTTGCTCAAATCATTGATCGTTTTTGCTTGCGTAATGGAAGGATTATTCTTTTATGTTGGTTTTACGCAAATACTTGCAATGGGTCGCCAAAACAAAATGACGGGTGCTGCTGAGCAGTATCAATACATCCTTCGTGATGAGTCTATGCACTGTAATTTTGGTATTGATTTAATTAATCAAATCAAGCTGGAGAACCCGCAGTTATGGACTTCCGCGTTCAAAGACGAGATCAAATCTATCTTCGAAAAAGCAGTGGAATTAGAGTACCGTTATGCAGAGGATACGATGCCTCGTGGAGTGCTCGGATTGAACGCGCCGATGTTCAAAGGTTACCTAAGATACATCTGTAATCGCAGATGTTTGCAAATAGGACTTGACGCGATGTTCCCAAATGAAGAGAATCCATTCCCATGGATGTCAGAAATGATTGATCTGAAAAAAGAGAGAAACTTTTTTGAGACACGCGTTATTGAGTATCAAACTGGCGGTGCGCTAAGTTGGGAATAA
- the mpl gene encoding UDP-N-acetylmuramate:L-alanyl-gamma-D-glutamyl-meso-diaminopimelate ligase: MHIHILGICGTFMGGIAAIARQAGHRVTGCDANVYPPMSTQLEAQGIELIEGFSPDQLLQFETMPDLFVIGNVVSRGNPLMEAILNQGLPYTSGPQWLGEQVLFERHVLAVAGTHGKTTTSAMLAWILEFNNYKPGYLIGGVPLNFTVSARLGEGKYFVIEADEYDTAFFDKRSKFVHYRPRTALLNNLEFDHADIFADLAAIETQFHHLVRTVPGGGLVVVNGEEPALERVIARGVWAPVEKFGQDRHNAWSLISQAEDGFTVLQDGREVATVTWASDSGVMGRHNQLNALAAIASANHVGIAPADAARALAEFKNVKRRLETIGVANGVTLYDDFAHHPTAIITTVDGLRRRVGQSRILAVLEPRSNTMKLGVMKAQLPNSLEAADKIFAYGASAGKDSLGWDLDEVLAPLNAKSRNRAAAFDDLSTLVKAVANEAKPGDHILVMSNGGFGGVHQKILTAIQEKAK, translated from the coding sequence ATGCATATTCATATCTTGGGCATTTGCGGTACTTTCATGGGCGGCATTGCCGCAATCGCTCGGCAGGCCGGACATCGTGTTACTGGTTGTGATGCCAACGTATATCCACCGATGAGCACGCAGCTTGAAGCGCAGGGCATTGAGCTCATCGAGGGATTCTCGCCCGACCAATTATTACAGTTTGAGACGATGCCGGATTTATTTGTAATCGGCAATGTTGTTTCTCGTGGCAATCCACTGATGGAGGCCATTCTGAATCAAGGGCTTCCTTACACCTCTGGCCCTCAGTGGCTAGGTGAGCAAGTTCTTTTTGAGAGGCATGTTTTGGCTGTTGCCGGTACGCACGGCAAAACCACTACCTCCGCCATGCTGGCCTGGATCTTAGAATTCAATAATTACAAGCCGGGTTATTTGATTGGTGGGGTGCCATTGAATTTCACTGTATCTGCCCGCTTAGGCGAGGGTAAATACTTCGTGATCGAAGCTGATGAATACGACACGGCATTTTTTGATAAGCGCAGTAAGTTTGTTCACTATCGCCCACGCACCGCTTTGTTAAATAATCTCGAGTTCGATCACGCCGATATTTTTGCTGATCTTGCTGCAATCGAAACGCAGTTTCATCATTTAGTACGTACCGTTCCAGGGGGTGGTCTCGTTGTGGTTAATGGTGAAGAGCCTGCTCTTGAGAGAGTCATTGCAAGAGGTGTTTGGGCGCCTGTCGAAAAGTTTGGGCAAGATAGACACAATGCCTGGTCATTAATTTCTCAGGCAGAAGATGGCTTTACTGTTTTGCAAGATGGTAGAGAGGTCGCCACAGTGACTTGGGCATCAGACTCGGGAGTCATGGGCCGTCACAATCAACTCAATGCATTGGCAGCCATTGCGTCAGCAAATCATGTTGGCATTGCACCAGCCGATGCCGCACGCGCTTTGGCTGAGTTTAAAAATGTGAAGCGCCGTTTAGAAACGATTGGTGTCGCAAATGGAGTAACCCTATACGATGACTTTGCACATCACCCAACCGCAATTATTACCACGGTAGATGGCTTACGCCGCCGCGTAGGGCAATCACGAATTTTGGCAGTATTAGAACCTCGTTCTAACACGATGAAACTTGGGGTGATGAAAGCTCAACTACCCAATAGCCTAGAAGCTGCCGACAAGATTTTTGCTTACGGCGCAAGCGCTGGTAAGGATTCTTTAGGTTGGGATTTAGATGAAGTCTTGGCCCCATTAAATGCAAAGAGTCGCAATCGAGCTGCAGCCTTTGATGATCTATCTACTTTGGTTAAGGCTGTTGCAAATGAAGCGAAGCCTGGCGACCATATTTTGGTGATGAGTAATGGCGGCTTTGGCGGAGTGCACCAAAAAATATTGACTGCAATACAAGAGAAAGCAAAGTGA
- a CDS encoding DUF3426 domain-containing protein encodes MASSVDKYRVTSAPAQKKSFKFIFLSLFFLLLIVCGEHLSRNFLLPTLATRVDGSSPAIASSAFSLLQKLDEQLCRALGCVNRPVSDFAAWKITSVTLLPENARESLKNPSNQSVLQVGIQNRLAIAVLFPNLEISLTDAEESEIKKIQLTPQEWLPTAWQDSHPDFLRQGAPAGEIFSSALPISLPQNAAGYRVRIFYTEK; translated from the coding sequence TTGGCAAGTTCAGTCGATAAATATAGAGTTACTTCAGCACCAGCTCAAAAAAAAAGTTTTAAATTCATTTTTCTTAGTCTTTTTTTCCTCCTACTCATTGTTTGTGGCGAGCACCTTTCCAGAAATTTCCTTTTACCAACATTAGCAACACGCGTTGATGGCAGCTCTCCTGCAATTGCAAGCAGTGCATTTTCTCTTTTGCAGAAGTTAGATGAACAATTGTGTCGTGCACTGGGGTGTGTAAATCGCCCTGTAAGCGATTTTGCTGCTTGGAAAATAACCTCGGTTACTCTTTTGCCTGAAAACGCGCGAGAGAGCCTTAAAAACCCCTCAAATCAATCTGTATTGCAAGTTGGAATACAAAATCGTCTTGCCATCGCCGTTTTATTTCCGAATTTAGAAATTTCTCTCACCGATGCAGAGGAGTCTGAAATCAAAAAGATTCAACTCACTCCGCAAGAATGGTTACCGACTGCTTGGCAAGACTCACATCCTGATTTTTTACGTCAAGGCGCCCCTGCCGGTGAAATCTTTTCATCTGCATTACCGATTTCACTCCCACAAAACGCCGCTGGGTATCGCGTCAGAATTTTTTACACTGAAAAGTAG